From one Streptomyces sp. Q6 genomic stretch:
- a CDS encoding alkyl/aryl-sulfatase gives MPPINRRQFVAAAAGAAAAAVAVSPGSAFAAPSAAGAAPDADFADADRGFIAALTPGVVRNAAGKVVWDNDAYDFLKGDAPSTVDKSLWRQSQLVRKQGLYKVTDRIYQVRGLDLSNMTIVEGDTGLIVIDPLISAETAAAALKLYRDHRDAAAKKVTALIYTHPHVDHFGGAYGVLPDGAGDVPVIAPEGFLGHAVSENVYAGTAMTRRSSYMYGSHLPKSARGQVGCGLGQTVSLGTVGLIAPTRSVSQTGQVETVDGVRIEFQMTPGTEAPAEMNFVFPELRAVCMAENATHTMHNIITLRGAQVRDAREWAHYLNESIDLFGGRVDVAFASHHWPTWGAQEITELLAQQRDLYAYMHDQTLRMINLGMTGREIAEEITLPPGLQGWANRGYYGSLSHNVKGIYQRYMGWFDANPAHLWEHTPVEEAKRYVKAMGGRSATVAKAKGFVRDGDLRFAATLLNHVVFADPDHRAAKAELARLYTTLGYASENAVWRNFYLTGAQELTDGVRAGASTTVSATMMMALSVDQLIDSVAIRINGPKAWDLGMTMDWSFPALGTVYHLTLRNGVLTYRSDAKADGGAGVTLTMTKPQLLALLGGKGLGDIKVSGDVSLLQKLLAVVDKPDPNFAIVTP, from the coding sequence ATGCCCCCGATCAACCGGCGCCAGTTCGTCGCGGCCGCGGCAGGCGCCGCCGCGGCCGCCGTGGCCGTGAGTCCCGGATCCGCGTTCGCCGCCCCGTCCGCGGCCGGCGCCGCTCCTGACGCCGATTTCGCCGACGCCGACCGGGGGTTCATCGCCGCGCTCACGCCGGGCGTGGTCAGGAACGCCGCCGGGAAGGTCGTGTGGGACAACGACGCGTACGACTTCCTGAAGGGTGACGCGCCCTCGACCGTCGACAAGAGCCTGTGGCGGCAGTCCCAACTCGTGCGCAAGCAGGGCCTGTACAAGGTCACGGACCGGATCTATCAGGTGCGTGGGCTCGATCTGTCGAACATGACGATCGTCGAGGGTGACACGGGGCTGATCGTCATCGATCCGCTGATCTCCGCCGAGACGGCCGCCGCCGCGCTCAAGCTGTACCGCGACCACCGGGACGCCGCCGCCAAGAAGGTCACAGCGCTGATCTACACGCATCCGCACGTGGATCACTTCGGTGGCGCGTACGGGGTGTTGCCGGACGGGGCGGGGGACGTTCCCGTGATCGCTCCGGAGGGGTTCCTGGGGCACGCGGTCTCGGAGAACGTGTATGCCGGTACGGCGATGACGCGGCGTTCGTCGTACATGTACGGGTCGCATCTGCCGAAGTCGGCACGGGGTCAGGTGGGGTGCGGTCTGGGGCAGACGGTGTCGCTGGGGACGGTCGGGCTGATCGCGCCGACCCGGAGTGTCTCGCAGACCGGTCAGGTGGAGACGGTCGACGGGGTGCGGATCGAGTTCCAGATGACGCCGGGGACGGAGGCGCCTGCGGAGATGAACTTCGTGTTCCCGGAGCTGCGTGCGGTGTGCATGGCGGAGAACGCGACGCACACGATGCACAACATCATCACGTTGCGAGGTGCCCAGGTGCGGGACGCCCGCGAGTGGGCGCACTATCTGAATGAGTCCATCGATCTGTTCGGGGGTCGCGTGGACGTGGCGTTCGCTTCGCATCACTGGCCGACGTGGGGTGCGCAGGAGATCACGGAACTGCTCGCGCAGCAGCGGGACTTGTATGCGTACATGCATGACCAGACGCTGCGGATGATCAATCTGGGGATGACGGGGCGGGAGATCGCGGAGGAGATCACGCTTCCGCCGGGTCTGCAGGGGTGGGCGAACCGTGGGTACTACGGGTCGCTGAGTCACAACGTGAAGGGCATCTACCAGCGGTACATGGGCTGGTTCGACGCGAATCCGGCTCATCTCTGGGAGCACACGCCGGTGGAGGAGGCGAAGCGGTATGTGAAGGCGATGGGTGGGCGGTCGGCGACGGTCGCCAAGGCCAAGGGGTTCGTGCGGGACGGGGATCTGCGGTTCGCGGCGACGTTGCTGAATCATGTGGTGTTCGCCGATCCGGACCATCGGGCCGCGAAGGCTGAACTGGCCCGCTTATATACGACGTTGGGGTACGCCTCGGAGAACGCGGTGTGGCGGAACTTCTATCTGACCGGGGCCCAGGAGCTGACGGACGGGGTGCGGGCGGGTGCGTCGACGACGGTCAGCGCGACGATGATGATGGCGCTGAGCGTGGACCAGCTCATCGATTCCGTGGCGATCCGGATCAATGGTCCGAAGGCCTGGGATCTGGGGATGACCATGGACTGGAGTTTCCCGGCGCTGGGCACGGTGTACCACTTGACCCTGCGCAACGGCGTGTTGACGTACAGGAGCGATGCGAAGGCCGATGGCGGGGCCGGGGTGACGCTCACGATGACGAAGCCGCAGTTGCTCGCCCTGCTGGGCGGGAAGGGGCTGGGTGACATCAAGGTGTCGGGTGATGTGTCGCTGTTGCAGAAGTTGCTCGCGGTGGTCGACAAGCCGGATCCGAATTTCGCGATCGTGACGCCGTAG
- the pyk gene encoding pyruvate kinase, which translates to MRRAKIVCTLGPATDSYEQIKALVEAGMDIARFNLSHGTYAEHEERYQRVRKASDETGRSVGILADLQGPKIRLGRFSEGPVLLERGDEFTITVEDGIQGDRQRCGTTYDGLAADVTPGERILVDDGKVSLEVTGVDGPRVRTQVIEGGMVSDHKGLNLPGVAVSVPALSEKDQADLRWALRIGADVIALSFVRSGRDIEDVHRIMNEEGRHLPVIAKVEKPQAVDNIEDIVAAFDGIMVARGDLGVEMPLEQVPIVQKRAIKLAKRNAKPVIVATQMLDSMIDNSRPTRAEASDVANAVIDGTDAVMLSGETSVGKYPIETVKTMGRIVEAAEEDILAKGLPPLTERNKPRTQGGAVARAAAEMGDFLGAKFLVAFTQSGDTVKRLSRYRSPIPLLAFTPVQATRSQLNLTWGVETFLGPHVDSTDAMVAQVDEQLLKIGRCKKGDIVVITAGSPPGVAGSTNLVRVHHIGEDDSPK; encoded by the coding sequence ATGCGCCGAGCAAAGATCGTCTGTACTTTGGGCCCCGCCACCGACTCGTACGAGCAGATCAAGGCCCTCGTAGAAGCCGGAATGGACATCGCCCGCTTCAACCTCAGCCACGGCACCTACGCCGAACACGAGGAGCGCTACCAGCGCGTGCGAAAGGCCTCCGACGAGACCGGCCGCAGCGTCGGCATCCTCGCCGACCTTCAAGGCCCGAAGATCCGCCTCGGCCGCTTCAGCGAAGGCCCCGTACTCCTCGAACGCGGCGACGAGTTCACCATCACCGTCGAAGACGGCATCCAGGGCGACCGCCAGCGCTGCGGCACCACCTACGACGGCCTCGCCGCCGACGTCACCCCGGGCGAGCGCATCCTCGTCGACGACGGCAAAGTCAGCCTCGAAGTCACCGGAGTCGACGGACCCCGCGTCCGCACCCAGGTCATCGAGGGCGGCATGGTCTCCGACCACAAGGGCCTCAACCTCCCCGGCGTCGCCGTCTCCGTCCCCGCCCTCAGCGAGAAGGACCAGGCCGACCTCCGCTGGGCCCTGCGCATCGGCGCCGACGTCATCGCCCTCTCCTTCGTCCGCAGCGGCCGCGACATCGAAGACGTCCACCGCATCATGAACGAAGAAGGCCGCCACCTCCCCGTCATCGCCAAGGTCGAAAAGCCCCAGGCCGTCGACAACATCGAGGACATCGTCGCCGCATTCGACGGCATCATGGTCGCCCGCGGTGACCTCGGCGTCGAAATGCCTCTCGAACAAGTCCCGATCGTTCAAAAGCGCGCCATCAAACTCGCCAAGCGCAATGCGAAACCGGTCATCGTCGCCACACAAATGCTCGACTCGATGATCGACAACTCCCGACCCACCAGGGCGGAAGCGAGCGACGTGGCCAACGCGGTCATCGACGGCACCGACGCCGTCATGCTCTCCGGCGAAACCAGCGTCGGCAAATACCCCATCGAGACCGTCAAGACCATGGGCCGCATCGTCGAAGCGGCGGAAGAAGACATCCTCGCCAAGGGCCTGCCCCCGCTCACCGAACGCAACAAGCCCCGCACCCAAGGCGGCGCCGTCGCCCGCGCCGCCGCCGAAATGGGCGACTTCCTGGGCGCGAAGTTCCTCGTGGCGTTCACCCAGTCCGGCGACACCGTGAAGCGGCTCTCCCGCTACCGGTCCCCGATCCCGCTCCTCGCCTTCACCCCCGTCCAGGCCACCCGCTCCCAGCTCAACCTCACCTGGGGCGTGGAGACCTTCCTCGGCCCCCACGTCGACTCCACCGACGCCATGGTCGCCCAGGTCGACGAGCAGCTCCTCAAGATCGGCCGCTGCAAGAAGGGCGACATCGTCGTCATCACCGCGGGCTCCCCGCCCGGCGTCGCCGGCTCCACCAACCTCGTCCGCGTCCACCACATCGGCGAGGACGACAGCCCGAAGTAG
- a CDS encoding SIMPL domain-containing protein, translating to MTHDAPSLSGPCGTPEAPRLAVRGEAHLEADPELARITVTVTARGTDRRAALDDLTRRNTTTLDLIRSYGDCVERLQTGAFSLTPELTRHGRGERVRTYHGRVHITAELTDFTALGELTTRLADLELTRVDGPTWSLRRTSPVHAQARQQAVREAVQRAREYADALGTTLAALVELADTGTEGPALFAHSRRAGLAGIDTTGPDDPPPVLDLEPERQHIHATVNAHFTLHPPTL from the coding sequence ATGACCCATGACGCCCCCAGCCTGAGCGGCCCCTGTGGAACCCCTGAGGCCCCCCGCCTGGCCGTCCGCGGCGAAGCGCACCTCGAAGCAGACCCCGAACTCGCCCGGATCACCGTCACGGTCACGGCCCGCGGCACCGACCGCCGCGCCGCGCTCGACGACCTCACCCGCCGCAACACCACCACCCTCGACCTCATCAGGTCCTACGGCGACTGCGTCGAGAGACTGCAGACCGGCGCCTTCTCCCTCACCCCCGAACTCACCCGGCACGGCCGCGGCGAACGCGTCCGCACTTATCACGGACGCGTCCACATCACCGCCGAACTCACCGACTTCACCGCTCTGGGTGAACTCACCACCCGCCTCGCCGACCTCGAACTCACCCGCGTCGACGGTCCCACCTGGTCCCTGCGCCGCACCTCACCCGTCCACGCCCAGGCCCGTCAACAGGCCGTCCGCGAAGCCGTCCAGCGCGCCCGTGAATACGCCGACGCGCTCGGCACCACCCTCGCCGCCCTCGTCGAACTCGCCGACACCGGCACCGAAGGCCCCGCGCTCTTCGCACACAGCCGCAGGGCCGGCCTGGCGGGCATCGACACCACGGGCCCGGACGACCCGCCACCGGTCCTCGACCTCGAACCCGAACGCCAGCACATCCACGCCACCGTCAACGCCCACTTCACCCTTCACCCACCCACCCTCTGA
- a CDS encoding bifunctional metallophosphatase/5'-nucleotidase yields the protein MPLNRRSFLGKSAATGAGVALTGAVVAPSAEAAQESRARKKKRYSFTVMGTTDLHGHVFNWDYYKDADYKDAAGNAQGLSRISTLVQQVRAEKGRQNTLLIDAGDTIQGTPLTYYFARVDPITAENGPVHPMAQAMNAIGYDAAALGNHEFNYGIDTLRKFESQLKFPLLGANAVDAKTEKPAFRPYVIKTLRTPHGKDVKVAVLGLTNPGIAIWDKAYVQGVLKFPGLEEQAALWVPKLRSMGADVVIISAHSGASGTSSWGDQLPYVENAAANVAKKVPGIDAILVGHAHVEIPQQLVTNDETGRSVVLAEPLCYAERLALFDFDLEWDKGRWTVVSASSKLLNSASVADDPKITKLLADEHALVVKYVNQVVGRATTTLTTVDARYKDAPIIDLINKVQADVVTEALKSTQYASLPVLSQASPFSRTSEIPAGDVTIRDLSSLYVYDNTLVAKLMTGAQVRAYLEYSAEYFVQTAAGAVVDVEKLTNAGNRPDYNYDYVSGVSYDIDIAQPAGSRIKNLTFGGAALDDAARFVFAVNNYRANGGGAFPGVATAQELWAESTEIRTRIAEWVTAKGVLDPADFASVDWKLTRDGTPVFS from the coding sequence ATGCCGTTGAACCGCAGATCCTTCCTGGGCAAGTCCGCCGCGACCGGTGCCGGTGTCGCGCTCACGGGTGCCGTGGTGGCACCGTCGGCCGAGGCCGCGCAGGAGAGCCGGGCCCGGAAGAAGAAGCGGTACTCCTTCACCGTGATGGGGACGACGGACCTGCACGGTCACGTCTTCAACTGGGACTACTACAAGGACGCCGACTACAAGGACGCGGCGGGCAACGCTCAGGGTCTGTCGCGGATCTCGACCCTGGTGCAGCAGGTGCGTGCGGAGAAGGGCCGTCAGAACACGCTGCTGATCGACGCGGGTGACACGATCCAGGGGACGCCGCTGACGTACTACTTCGCGCGGGTGGACCCGATCACCGCGGAGAACGGCCCGGTGCACCCGATGGCGCAGGCGATGAACGCGATCGGGTACGACGCGGCCGCGCTCGGCAATCACGAGTTCAACTACGGCATCGACACGCTGCGGAAGTTCGAGTCGCAGTTGAAGTTCCCGCTACTCGGTGCGAACGCGGTGGACGCGAAGACCGAGAAGCCGGCGTTCCGGCCGTACGTCATCAAGACGCTGCGGACGCCGCACGGCAAGGACGTGAAGGTGGCGGTCCTGGGGCTGACGAACCCGGGTATCGCGATCTGGGACAAGGCGTATGTGCAGGGCGTGTTGAAGTTCCCCGGGCTTGAGGAGCAGGCCGCGCTGTGGGTGCCGAAGCTGCGGTCGATGGGCGCGGACGTCGTGATCATCTCGGCGCACTCGGGGGCGTCGGGGACGTCGTCGTGGGGTGACCAGCTGCCGTACGTGGAGAACGCGGCGGCGAACGTGGCGAAGAAGGTGCCGGGGATCGACGCGATCCTGGTCGGGCACGCGCACGTGGAGATCCCGCAGCAGCTGGTGACGAACGACGAGACGGGCAGGTCGGTCGTACTGGCGGAGCCGCTGTGCTACGCGGAGCGTCTCGCGCTGTTCGACTTCGATCTGGAGTGGGACAAGGGCCGCTGGACGGTGGTCTCGGCGTCGTCGAAGCTGCTGAACTCGGCGTCGGTGGCCGACGATCCGAAGATCACGAAGCTGCTGGCGGACGAGCACGCGCTGGTCGTGAAGTACGTGAACCAGGTCGTGGGCCGGGCGACGACGACGCTGACGACCGTGGACGCCCGCTACAAGGACGCGCCGATCATCGACCTGATCAACAAGGTGCAGGCCGATGTGGTGACGGAGGCGCTGAAGTCGACGCAGTACGCGTCGCTGCCGGTGCTGTCGCAGGCGTCGCCGTTCTCGCGTACCTCGGAGATTCCGGCCGGTGACGTGACGATCCGGGATCTGTCGAGCCTGTACGTGTACGACAACACGCTGGTCGCGAAGTTGATGACGGGTGCGCAGGTGCGGGCGTACCTGGAGTACTCGGCGGAGTACTTCGTGCAGACGGCGGCGGGTGCGGTCGTCGACGTGGAGAAGCTGACGAACGCGGGGAACCGGCCGGACTACAACTACGACTACGTGTCGGGGGTGTCGTACGACATCGACATCGCGCAGCCGGCGGGTTCGCGGATCAAGAACCTGACGTTCGGGGGTGCGGCGCTGGACGACGCGGCGCGGTTCGTGTTCGCGGTGAACAACTACCGGGCGAACGGTGGCGGCGCGTTCCCGGGGGTGGCGACGGCGCAGGAGCTGTGGGCGGAGTCGACGGAGATCCGGACGCGGATCGCGGAGTGGGTGACGGCGAAGGGCGTCCTCGACCCGGCCGATTTCGCTTCGGTGGACTGGAAGCTGACGCGGGACGGGACGCCGGTGTTCTCGTGA
- a CDS encoding lysine N(6)-hydroxylase/L-ornithine N(5)-oxygenase family protein, translated as MNAAPAPTSTPTTTEAPRDLVGIGIGPFNLSLAALAHPLTELDTAFYDQRPAFHWHPGLLIDGATLQVPFLADLVTLADPTSNWTFLNYLKTRDRLFPFYFAERFHIQRTDYDAYCRWVSEHLPGLHFGHQIDAVRWNPERALFEVDFTQLDDQGEAEALGRTYTKNIALGVGTEPYVPEPLKPLADAPTVPVVHSADYLTHRERLLAADHITVIGSGQSGAEIFLDLLKARPAGREKIYWLARTEAFAPMEYSKLGLEHFTPDYTRYFHALPEAERDRLVPAQWQLHKGIDADTIAAIHDELYQRSLHGGWPDATLTPGVSVRTAGRVAATKVELHLEHRQQGTRSRLTTDAVVLATGYKERPLGQLLAGLDPYLRRDSSERPRIDDQFRLVLDPSVTGAVYVQNAERHTHGVGAPDLGLAAWRSATILNSLTGKDPYPQPQRTAFTTFGLTGHENRATQHPQGAGQRGNLIKLVD; from the coding sequence ATGAACGCCGCGCCCGCACCGACCTCCACCCCCACGACCACCGAAGCACCCCGCGACCTCGTCGGCATCGGCATCGGCCCCTTCAACCTCTCCCTCGCCGCCCTCGCCCACCCCCTCACCGAACTCGACACCGCCTTCTACGACCAGCGCCCCGCCTTCCACTGGCACCCCGGACTCCTCATCGACGGCGCCACCCTCCAAGTCCCCTTCCTCGCCGACCTGGTGACCCTCGCCGACCCCACCAGCAACTGGACGTTCCTGAACTACCTCAAGACCCGCGACCGCCTCTTCCCCTTCTACTTCGCCGAGCGCTTCCACATCCAGCGCACCGACTACGACGCCTACTGCCGCTGGGTCAGCGAGCACCTGCCCGGACTCCACTTCGGCCACCAGATCGACGCCGTCCGCTGGAACCCCGAACGCGCCCTCTTCGAAGTCGACTTCACCCAACTCGACGACCAGGGCGAAGCCGAAGCGCTCGGCCGCACCTACACCAAGAACATCGCCCTCGGCGTCGGCACCGAGCCCTACGTCCCCGAACCGCTGAAACCGCTCGCCGACGCGCCCACCGTGCCCGTCGTCCACTCCGCCGACTACCTCACCCACCGCGAGCGCCTCCTCGCCGCCGACCACATCACCGTCATCGGCTCAGGGCAGTCCGGCGCCGAGATCTTCCTCGACCTCCTCAAAGCCCGCCCCGCAGGCCGCGAGAAGATCTACTGGCTCGCCCGCACCGAAGCGTTCGCCCCCATGGAGTACAGCAAACTCGGCCTCGAACACTTCACCCCCGACTACACCCGCTACTTCCACGCACTCCCCGAAGCCGAACGCGACCGCCTCGTCCCCGCCCAGTGGCAGCTCCACAAAGGCATCGACGCCGACACCATCGCCGCCATCCACGACGAGCTCTACCAGCGCTCCCTCCACGGCGGCTGGCCCGACGCCACCCTCACCCCCGGCGTCAGCGTCCGCACCGCCGGCCGCGTCGCCGCCACCAAGGTCGAACTCCACCTCGAACACCGCCAGCAGGGCACCCGCTCCCGCCTCACCACCGACGCCGTCGTCCTCGCCACCGGCTACAAGGAACGCCCGCTCGGCCAACTGCTCGCCGGCCTCGACCCCTACCTCCGCCGCGACAGCTCCGAACGACCGCGCATCGACGACCAGTTCCGCCTCGTCCTCGACCCGTCCGTCACCGGAGCGGTGTACGTCCAGAACGCCGAACGCCACACCCACGGCGTGGGCGCCCCCGACCTCGGACTCGCCGCCTGGCGCAGCGCCACCATCCTCAACTCCCTGACGGGCAAGGACCCCTACCCGCAGCCGCAGCGCACCGCGTTCACCACGTTCGGCCTCACCGGACACGAGAACCGCGCCACCCAGCACCCCCAAGGGGCCGGGCAGCGCGGCAACCTGATCAAACTCGTCGACTAA
- the pepN gene encoding aminopeptidase N yields MPVLTRDEAQNRARLIDVERYTVDLDLTTGADTFGSRTVIRFTAHTPGDTFVELKPDALRSVTLDGQPLDPATLDGNRLPLTGLTEGTHELRLDTVMRYSHTGEGMHRFTDPTDGETYVYTQLFMEDVQRVFAAFDQPDLKAVFDLTVKAPEGWTVLANGVTEHLGEGTWQAATTPLLSTYLVAVAAGPWHSVRTEHRGLPFGLHCRRSLAPYLDADADELLDVTRACFDRYHEKFQEPYPFDSYDQAFVPEFNAGAMENPGLVTFRDEFVYRSAVTDTERQTRAMVIAHEMAHMWFGDLVTLQWWDDIWLNESFAEYMGYQTLTEATRFTDTWVDFGVARKSWGYDADQRPSTHPVAPEAVPDTASALLNFDGISYAKGASALRQLVTWLGEKDFLAGINTHFERHKFANATLADFIDSLAHHTERDVHAWAEAWLGTTGVDTLTARVTDDTDTSWTLALDRTGSRPHRVAVGLYDRDPADPHAFVLRERVDVDVPGEPTAFRGPRPALIVPNDQDLTYAKVRLDPASEEAALRGLSGVPDPLTRAVLWNALRDMVRDGDLEPAAYLEAAAAHLPEESDLALVQGVLAFAHTQVADRYSGPVDRPAALTLLTALCEELLRRTEDGSDSGLRLTAVRHVIDTAQHADTIRGWYDNGVPGGPELDPELRWRILARMSVLGAVDDAVIDAELAHDPSATGQEGAARCRAALPDPQAKDAAWDALFTTDPGQELSNYLFTATAQGFWQPEQADLLRRYVPRYFSDAPALADRRGPAIADAAGRYAFPVYAIDADTLSLGEKCLTHGAPTPALRRKLVDQLDDLARAAKVREAAGS; encoded by the coding sequence ATGCCCGTACTGACGCGCGACGAAGCGCAGAACCGAGCCCGACTCATCGACGTCGAGCGGTACACGGTCGACCTCGACCTGACCACCGGCGCCGACACCTTCGGCTCCCGCACCGTGATCCGGTTCACCGCCCACACCCCGGGCGACACCTTCGTCGAACTCAAGCCCGACGCGCTGCGCTCCGTCACCCTCGACGGACAGCCCCTCGACCCCGCCACCCTCGACGGCAACCGGCTGCCGCTCACCGGCCTCACCGAAGGCACGCACGAACTGCGCCTCGACACCGTCATGCGCTACTCGCACACCGGCGAGGGCATGCACCGCTTCACCGACCCCACCGACGGTGAGACGTACGTCTACACGCAGCTGTTCATGGAAGACGTCCAGCGGGTCTTCGCCGCCTTCGACCAGCCCGACCTCAAGGCCGTCTTCGACCTCACCGTCAAGGCCCCCGAAGGCTGGACCGTCCTCGCCAACGGCGTCACCGAGCACCTGGGGGAGGGGACCTGGCAGGCCGCCACCACCCCCCTCCTGTCCACCTACCTCGTCGCCGTCGCCGCCGGCCCCTGGCACTCCGTCCGCACCGAGCACCGCGGCCTGCCCTTCGGCCTGCACTGCCGCCGCTCGCTCGCGCCCTACCTGGACGCCGACGCCGACGAGCTCCTCGACGTCACGCGCGCGTGCTTCGACCGCTACCACGAGAAGTTCCAGGAGCCGTACCCCTTCGACTCCTACGACCAGGCGTTCGTCCCCGAGTTCAACGCCGGAGCGATGGAGAACCCCGGACTCGTCACCTTCCGCGACGAGTTCGTCTACCGCTCCGCCGTCACCGACACCGAGCGCCAGACCCGCGCCATGGTCATCGCCCACGAGATGGCCCACATGTGGTTCGGCGACCTCGTCACCCTCCAGTGGTGGGACGACATCTGGCTGAACGAGTCGTTCGCCGAGTACATGGGCTACCAGACCCTGACCGAAGCCACCCGCTTCACCGACACCTGGGTCGACTTCGGCGTCGCCCGCAAGTCCTGGGGCTACGACGCCGACCAGCGGCCCTCCACCCACCCCGTCGCCCCCGAAGCCGTCCCCGACACGGCCTCCGCGCTGCTCAACTTCGACGGGATCTCGTACGCCAAGGGCGCCTCCGCGCTGCGGCAACTGGTCACCTGGCTCGGCGAGAAGGACTTCCTCGCCGGGATCAACACCCACTTCGAGCGGCACAAGTTCGCCAACGCCACGCTCGCCGACTTCATCGACTCCCTCGCCCACCACACCGAGCGCGACGTCCACGCCTGGGCCGAGGCATGGCTGGGCACCACCGGGGTCGACACCCTCACCGCGCGGGTCACCGACGACACCGACACCTCCTGGACGCTCGCCCTCGACCGCACGGGCAGCCGCCCGCACCGCGTCGCCGTCGGCCTCTACGACCGCGACCCCGCCGACCCGCACGCCTTCGTGCTGCGCGAGCGCGTCGACGTCGACGTCCCCGGCGAACCCACCGCCTTCCGCGGCCCGCGCCCCGCCCTGATCGTCCCCAACGACCAGGACCTCACCTACGCCAAGGTCCGCCTCGACCCCGCCTCCGAGGAAGCGGCCCTGCGCGGCCTGTCCGGCGTCCCCGACCCGCTCACCCGCGCCGTCCTGTGGAACGCCCTGCGCGACATGGTCCGCGACGGCGACCTCGAACCCGCCGCCTACCTGGAGGCGGCCGCCGCGCACCTGCCCGAGGAGAGCGACCTCGCCCTCGTCCAGGGCGTCCTCGCCTTCGCCCACACCCAGGTCGCCGACCGCTACAGCGGCCCCGTCGACCGGCCCGCCGCCCTCACCCTCCTCACCGCCCTGTGCGAGGAGCTCCTGCGCCGTACCGAGGACGGCAGCGACTCCGGCCTGCGCCTCACCGCCGTACGCCACGTCATCGACACCGCCCAGCACGCCGACACCATCCGCGGCTGGTACGACAACGGCGTGCCCGGCGGCCCCGAGCTCGACCCCGAGCTGCGCTGGCGGATCCTCGCCCGGATGAGCGTCCTCGGCGCCGTCGACGACGCCGTCATCGACGCCGAACTCGCCCACGACCCCAGCGCCACCGGACAGGAGGGCGCCGCCCGCTGCCGCGCCGCCCTGCCCGACCCCCAGGCCAAGGACGCCGCCTGGGACGCCCTGTTCACCACCGACCCCGGCCAGGAGCTGTCCAACTACCTGTTCACCGCCACCGCCCAGGGCTTCTGGCAGCCCGAACAGGCCGACCTGCTGCGCCGCTACGTCCCCCGCTACTTCAGCGACGCCCCCGCCCTCGCCGACCGCCGCGGCCCCGCCATCGCGGACGCCGCCGGACGGTACGCCTTCCCCGTGTACGCCATCGACGCCGACACCCTCAGCCTCGGCGAGAAGTGCCTCACCCACGGCGCCCCCACCCCCGCCCTGCGCCGCAAGCTCGTCGACCAGCTCGACGACCTCGCCCGCGCGGCGAAGGTCCGGGAGGCCGCCGGCTCCTGA
- a CDS encoding chorismate mutase — MTTSTPEQQPAVDPAVRAELGRLRDSIDNIDAAVVHMLAERFKCTQQVGHLKAQHALPPADPAREARQIERLRQLAENAKLDPAFAEKFLNFIISEVIRHHEQIAEATSSTPGA; from the coding sequence ATGACCACCAGCACGCCCGAACAGCAGCCCGCAGTCGACCCGGCCGTCCGCGCCGAGCTCGGCCGCCTGCGCGACAGCATCGACAACATCGACGCCGCAGTCGTCCACATGCTCGCCGAACGCTTCAAATGCACCCAGCAGGTCGGACACCTCAAGGCCCAGCACGCCCTGCCCCCGGCGGACCCGGCCCGCGAGGCCCGCCAGATCGAGCGCCTGCGCCAGCTCGCCGAGAACGCCAAACTCGACCCGGCGTTCGCCGAGAAATTCCTCAACTTCATCATTTCCGAGGTGATCCGCCACCACGAGCAGATCGCCGAGGCGACCTCGAGCACCCCCGGCGCCTGA